One genomic segment of Mesoterricola silvestris includes these proteins:
- a CDS encoding FAD/NAD(P)-binding protein, with the protein MTDTNIYLPHLMRIAKITEEAPAVKTFRLEFLDAAAAEAFSFETGQFGLYSAFGEGESTFCIASSPTRKGYIECTFREAGRVTASLADKEEGDVVGFRGPYGNRFPIEQWKGKNLVFVAGGIALPPLRSVIWNCLDLRDWFKDITIVYGARSVNDLVYKDELKEWEARPDVNLVVTVDPGGEVPGWTGKVGFVPPVVEALNPAPDNTVALVCGPPIMIKLTLPVLAKLGFPPESIFTTLENRMKCGLGKCGRCNTGSSYVCKDGPVYTLAQLNSLPAEY; encoded by the coding sequence ATGACCGACACCAACATCTACCTCCCCCACCTCATGCGCATCGCGAAGATCACGGAGGAAGCCCCCGCCGTGAAGACCTTCCGCCTGGAGTTCCTGGACGCGGCCGCGGCGGAGGCCTTCAGCTTCGAGACCGGCCAGTTCGGCCTCTACAGCGCCTTCGGCGAAGGCGAATCCACCTTCTGCATCGCCTCCTCCCCCACCCGCAAGGGCTACATCGAATGCACCTTCCGCGAGGCGGGACGGGTCACCGCCTCCCTCGCCGACAAGGAGGAGGGCGACGTGGTGGGCTTCCGGGGCCCCTACGGCAACCGCTTCCCCATCGAGCAGTGGAAGGGCAAGAACCTGGTCTTCGTCGCCGGCGGCATCGCCCTGCCCCCCCTGCGCAGCGTCATCTGGAACTGCCTGGACCTCCGGGACTGGTTCAAGGACATCACCATCGTGTACGGCGCCCGCAGCGTCAACGACCTGGTGTACAAGGACGAGCTCAAGGAATGGGAGGCCCGGCCCGACGTGAACCTGGTGGTCACCGTGGACCCCGGCGGCGAGGTCCCCGGCTGGACCGGCAAGGTGGGCTTCGTACCCCCCGTGGTGGAGGCCCTGAACCCCGCCCCCGACAACACCGTCGCCCTGGTGTGCGGCCCCCCCATCATGATCAAGCTCACCCTCCCGGTGCTGGCCAAGCTGGGCTTCCCCCCGGAATCCATCTTCACGACCCTGGAGAACCGCATGAAGTGCGGCCTGGGCAAGTGCGGACGATGCAACACCGGCAGCAGCTACGTTTGCAAGGACGGCCCGGTGTACACCCTGGCGCAGCTGAACAGCCTGCCGGCCGAATACTAG
- a CDS encoding response regulator: MPHVLPFENVTILIAEDDEGHAVLIREHLQEAGVTGPILRFRDGQEVLDHFKGPGREGRSLLLLDINMPRVGGVEVLRRLKADPGTRRTPVIMLTTTDDPREVAVCYDAGCNLYITKPRNFEDFSTALTLLGRFLPVIQVADP; the protein is encoded by the coding sequence ATGCCCCATGTACTGCCCTTCGAGAACGTGACCATCCTCATCGCCGAGGACGACGAGGGCCATGCCGTCCTGATCCGGGAGCACCTCCAGGAGGCCGGCGTGACCGGCCCGATCCTGCGGTTCCGGGACGGGCAGGAGGTGCTGGACCATTTCAAGGGCCCCGGGCGGGAGGGGCGCAGCCTCCTGCTCCTGGACATCAACATGCCGCGGGTGGGGGGTGTGGAGGTCCTGCGCCGCCTCAAGGCCGACCCGGGCACCCGCCGGACCCCGGTCATCATGCTCACCACCACCGACGACCCCCGGGAGGTGGCGGTCTGCTATGATGCCGGGTGCAATTTGTACATCACCAAGCCCAGGAATTTCGAGGACTTCTCCACGGCCCTCACCCTCCTGGGGCGGTTCCTCCCGGTTATCCAGGTGGCGGACCCATGA
- a CDS encoding S9 family peptidase produces the protein MLRSLTLSLLCGAMALPALAAGPHPISVHDLLAMERLGDPRISPDGATFAFSVGTPDLAANKTAHDLYLGDVAGTWTRRVTSPGTSNSQARWARDGKAVFFVSGRSGSSQVWRLPLDGGEAVQVTKLPLDVDALEVSPDGKSLLLGMAVFPGKSPEETKKVLDAKAAVKASGMEFDALMVRHWDTWTDGTRNHVFTFDLATGTARDLMPAMDADCPSKPFGGSEDFAVSPDGKALVFSARDMGRKEAWSTNFDLFEVPLDGSAAPRRLTTNPAWDAQPRFSPDGRTLAYLAMSRPGFEADRFDMVLRDRATGKERKFTLRVDDTPRGDRSVASFAWSPDGKALYCLAENLGQRALFAMDPATGKARMIVGQGTLDGIEFAKGGRILYGMNSLKGPTEFYTVDPAGKDIRQVTHFNDARMAAAKIGKAEQFTFKGAKGDTVYGYLVYPVDFDPAKKYPVAFLVHGGPQGTFGNDFHYRWNPQVYAGAGYAAICVDFHGSTSYGQAFTDAIRNDWGGAPFEDLMKGLDHMLAKHPFLDKDRVGALGASYGGFMINWIAGHTDRFKTLVCHDGNLDERMAYFDTEELWFPEWEHNGLPWENPASYAAVNPIEFVKNWKTPMLVIHGMKDYRIPYAQGLATFTALQRKGIPSKLLVFPDENHWVLKPANSLQWHENVLGWMDRWLK, from the coding sequence ATGCTGCGGTCGCTCACACTGTCCCTGCTCTGCGGGGCCATGGCCCTACCCGCCCTGGCGGCCGGGCCCCACCCCATCTCCGTCCACGACCTGCTGGCCATGGAGCGCCTGGGGGATCCCCGGATCTCCCCGGACGGCGCCACCTTCGCGTTCTCCGTGGGCACGCCGGACCTGGCCGCCAACAAAACCGCCCATGATCTGTACCTGGGCGACGTGGCCGGCACCTGGACCCGGCGGGTGACCTCCCCCGGCACCTCCAATTCCCAGGCCCGCTGGGCCCGGGACGGCAAGGCCGTCTTCTTCGTGTCGGGGCGCTCGGGGTCCTCCCAGGTGTGGCGCCTGCCCCTGGACGGGGGCGAGGCCGTGCAGGTGACGAAGCTGCCCCTGGACGTGGACGCCCTGGAAGTGTCCCCGGACGGCAAGTCCCTCCTGCTGGGCATGGCCGTCTTCCCGGGCAAGAGCCCCGAGGAGACCAAGAAGGTCCTGGACGCCAAGGCGGCCGTCAAGGCCTCCGGCATGGAGTTCGACGCCCTCATGGTGCGCCACTGGGACACCTGGACCGACGGCACCCGCAACCACGTGTTCACCTTCGATCTGGCCACGGGCACGGCCCGGGACCTCATGCCCGCCATGGACGCCGACTGCCCCTCCAAGCCCTTCGGCGGCAGCGAGGACTTCGCCGTCAGCCCCGACGGCAAGGCCCTGGTGTTCTCCGCCCGGGACATGGGCCGGAAGGAAGCCTGGTCCACCAACTTCGATCTCTTCGAGGTGCCCCTGGACGGCTCCGCCGCCCCCAGGCGCCTGACCACCAACCCCGCCTGGGACGCCCAGCCCCGCTTCTCCCCCGACGGCAGGACCCTGGCCTACCTGGCCATGAGCCGCCCCGGCTTCGAGGCGGACCGCTTCGACATGGTCCTGCGCGACCGGGCCACGGGCAAGGAACGCAAATTCACCCTGCGGGTGGATGACACCCCCCGGGGCGACCGGTCCGTGGCCTCCTTCGCGTGGTCCCCGGACGGCAAGGCCCTCTACTGCCTGGCCGAGAACCTGGGCCAGCGCGCCCTCTTCGCCATGGACCCCGCCACGGGCAAGGCGAGGATGATCGTGGGCCAGGGCACCCTGGACGGCATCGAGTTCGCCAAGGGCGGGCGCATCCTCTACGGCATGAATTCCCTCAAGGGCCCCACGGAGTTCTACACCGTGGATCCCGCGGGCAAGGACATCCGCCAGGTCACCCACTTCAACGACGCGCGCATGGCCGCGGCGAAGATCGGCAAGGCCGAGCAGTTCACCTTCAAGGGCGCCAAGGGCGACACCGTCTACGGCTACCTGGTCTATCCCGTCGACTTCGATCCCGCGAAGAAGTATCCCGTGGCCTTCCTGGTGCACGGCGGCCCCCAGGGCACCTTCGGCAACGACTTCCACTACCGCTGGAACCCCCAGGTGTACGCGGGCGCCGGCTACGCCGCCATCTGCGTGGACTTCCACGGCTCCACCAGCTACGGCCAGGCCTTCACCGACGCCATCCGCAACGACTGGGGCGGCGCCCCCTTCGAGGACCTCATGAAGGGCCTGGACCACATGCTGGCCAAGCACCCCTTCCTGGACAAGGACCGCGTGGGCGCCCTGGGCGCGTCCTACGGCGGCTTCATGATCAACTGGATCGCCGGCCACACCGACCGTTTCAAGACCCTGGTGTGCCACGACGGCAACCTCGACGAGCGCATGGCCTACTTCGACACCGAGGAGCTGTGGTTCCCCGAATGGGAGCACAACGGCCTTCCCTGGGAGAACCCCGCCAGCTACGCCGCCGTCAACCCCATCGAGTTCGTGAAGAACTGGAAGACCCCCATGCTGGTCATCCACGGCATGAAGGACTACCGCATCCCCTACGCCCAGGGCCTGGCCACCTTCACCGCCCTGCAGCGCAAGGGCATCCCCTCCAAGCTGCTGGTCTTCCCCGACGAGAACCACTGGGTCCTCAAGCCCGCCAACTCCCTCCAGTGGCACGAGAACGTCCTGGGGTGGATGGACCGGTGGCTGAAGTAA
- a CDS encoding PilZ domain-containing protein produces the protein MEKRLHPRISTEKTCTARFRVGDRTWTGEELRDLGARGCGIRVPLADLGLLAPGAVVESLRLSHPGVPQQPVNGKVVWTRRNRHHGKEFVDAGLVFTDLPGAFAVELEAYLNLAAVNSTPFIDMFGMPT, from the coding sequence ATGGAGAAGAGGCTGCATCCCCGCATTTCCACGGAGAAGACCTGCACGGCACGGTTCAGGGTGGGGGACCGGACCTGGACCGGGGAGGAGCTGCGGGACCTGGGGGCCCGCGGCTGCGGCATCCGGGTCCCGCTGGCGGACCTGGGGCTCCTGGCGCCGGGCGCGGTGGTCGAGTCCCTGCGCCTTAGCCACCCCGGCGTTCCGCAGCAGCCGGTGAACGGGAAGGTGGTGTGGACCCGCCGGAACCGGCACCACGGCAAGGAATTCGTGGACGCGGGGCTCGTGTTCACGGACCTGCCCGGGGCCTTCGCGGTGGAGCTGGAGGCCTACCTGAATCTCGCGGCGGTCAACAGCACGCCGTTCATCGACATGTTCGGAATGCCGACCTGA
- a CDS encoding formylglycine-generating enzyme family protein: MDTPTTFTLTVTSPDGQEVARPVTVDVKPALLLRSRGLRFARVWVTVTGPWGYREVVQAPCTLRGLQRGAYTLQAGEVEDGGIRKVPWEPVLTAAVDTAVVRTFSYPEPTFTVDLPGCEPIEFLLMPAGTFQMGTEETEGLLALRGPLPRPVHGVTFRAAFYMAKHLTTRDQWWAVSKGGQGEKPANPTFPVDEVSHLDITQRFLPALAPRCPNQAFALPSEAMWEYACRAGTSTRYFFGPDESHLDEYFWRRSATPAPGHPVGSKLPNPWGLHDLSGLGFQWCADASYPDYVGAPTDGSARLVPLRDWDYFIARGGDGINTGGPSAARQEFPAWSRSSLLGFRLVATRPWFSPED; this comes from the coding sequence GTGGACACCCCGACCACCTTCACATTGACCGTCACCAGCCCTGATGGCCAGGAGGTTGCGCGCCCTGTCACCGTGGATGTGAAGCCCGCGCTCCTGCTTAGGAGCCGGGGGCTCCGCTTCGCGCGGGTCTGGGTCACGGTAACGGGCCCCTGGGGCTACCGGGAGGTGGTTCAGGCCCCGTGCACCCTCCGCGGTCTCCAGCGTGGGGCATACACCCTGCAGGCCGGGGAAGTGGAGGACGGCGGCATCCGGAAGGTACCTTGGGAGCCCGTCCTGACCGCTGCGGTGGACACGGCCGTGGTGCGGACGTTCTCATACCCGGAGCCGACCTTCACGGTGGACCTCCCCGGATGCGAGCCAATCGAGTTCCTCCTGATGCCCGCCGGCACCTTCCAGATGGGCACGGAGGAGACGGAGGGCCTTCTGGCCCTGCGAGGTCCACTCCCCCGACCTGTCCATGGGGTGACCTTCCGGGCGGCCTTCTACATGGCCAAGCACCTCACGACTCGAGATCAGTGGTGGGCGGTGTCCAAGGGAGGCCAGGGCGAGAAGCCCGCGAACCCTACCTTCCCCGTAGACGAGGTCAGCCACCTGGACATCACTCAGAGGTTTCTGCCGGCCCTCGCCCCCCGCTGCCCGAACCAAGCCTTCGCCCTGCCCTCCGAAGCCATGTGGGAGTACGCCTGCCGCGCGGGCACCTCCACTCGCTACTTCTTCGGTCCAGACGAGTCCCACCTCGACGAGTATTTCTGGCGTCGCTCCGCAACGCCCGCGCCGGGCCATCCCGTGGGCAGCAAGCTGCCCAACCCCTGGGGCCTCCACGACCTCTCCGGTCTCGGTTTCCAGTGGTGCGCGGATGCTTCCTATCCAGACTACGTGGGCGCGCCCACGGATGGTTCGGCGCGGCTGGTGCCCCTCCGGGACTGGGACTACTTTATTGCCCGGGGTGGGGACGGCATCAATACCGGCGGGCCCAGCGCGGCGCGCCAGGAGTTTCCAGCGTGGTCGAGATCAAGCCTTCTGGGTTTCAGGTTGGTCGCGACGCGCCCTTGGTTCAGTCCGGAGGATTGA
- the htpG gene encoding molecular chaperone HtpG: MSEKHVFKSELQQILNLITHSLYSHKEIFLRELISNASDAIDKIRFNSLQNDPLLEGDRDWKIRLVVDKEARTLTVSDNGIGMDHDALVENLGTIAKSGTKAFLESLKQADAAAKPGLIGQFGVGFYSAFMVADKVTVISRPAGAQGAMKWESDGLGEFTVDPAERAGRGTDVVLHLKEEEKEFLAEYRLRSIVKQFSDFIEHPVVIDADKGEGKTEEETLNSRKALWLRSKVDVTPEEHEAFYKQISDDYDAPAKVIHYAAEGTLEFKALLYIPKRKSWDLQFAEPKVGPRLYINRVQIMDHCEALLPPYLRFVKGVVDCSDLPLNVSRELLQHNPLLEKIQKSLVKNVFQALNDLRASEPETYEGVFKELGPFLKEGLARDFANREQICDLLLVGSLKTEAGRTTTLAQYVEAMPEGQQDIYFLTGEDRAVLEHVPALEAFRHRGWDVLLLTDPIDAFVFPTLPDYKGRAFKAADRHQPELDPEEKKKEEEAAEAYKPLLGLLKGLIGGLKDVRLTRRLKESASCLTSDEDAMDPHMERLLQKLGQGAGPRERVLELNPDHPVVKGLLEIHAKDMTDPRIEAYGRLLHDQALLAEGSRLADPTGFVKRLNDLLLKDALRS; this comes from the coding sequence ATGTCCGAAAAGCACGTCTTCAAGAGTGAACTCCAGCAGATCCTCAACCTGATCACCCACAGCCTCTACTCCCACAAGGAGATCTTCCTCCGGGAGCTCATCAGCAACGCCAGCGACGCCATCGACAAGATCCGCTTCAATTCGCTGCAGAACGATCCCCTGCTGGAGGGCGACCGGGACTGGAAGATCCGCCTCGTGGTGGACAAGGAGGCCCGCACCCTCACCGTGTCGGACAACGGCATCGGCATGGACCACGACGCCCTGGTGGAGAACCTGGGCACCATCGCGAAGTCCGGCACCAAGGCCTTCCTGGAGAGCCTCAAGCAGGCCGATGCCGCTGCCAAGCCGGGGCTCATCGGGCAGTTCGGGGTGGGGTTCTATTCCGCCTTCATGGTGGCCGACAAGGTGACCGTGATCTCCCGCCCCGCCGGAGCGCAGGGCGCGATGAAGTGGGAATCCGACGGCCTCGGGGAATTCACCGTGGACCCCGCGGAACGGGCCGGGCGCGGCACCGACGTGGTGCTCCACCTCAAGGAGGAGGAGAAGGAGTTCCTGGCGGAGTACCGCCTGCGGTCCATCGTCAAGCAGTTCTCCGACTTCATCGAGCACCCGGTGGTCATCGACGCGGACAAGGGCGAAGGCAAGACCGAGGAGGAGACCCTCAATTCCCGCAAGGCGCTCTGGCTGCGCAGCAAGGTGGACGTGACCCCCGAGGAGCACGAGGCCTTCTACAAGCAGATCTCCGACGACTACGACGCCCCGGCCAAGGTGATCCACTACGCGGCCGAAGGAACGCTGGAATTCAAGGCCCTGCTGTACATCCCCAAGCGCAAGTCCTGGGACCTGCAGTTCGCCGAGCCCAAGGTGGGCCCGCGCCTCTACATCAACCGCGTTCAGATCATGGACCACTGCGAGGCCCTGCTGCCGCCCTACCTGCGGTTCGTTAAGGGGGTGGTGGACTGCTCCGACCTGCCGCTGAACGTCAGCCGCGAGCTCCTCCAGCACAACCCCCTCCTGGAGAAGATCCAGAAGAGCCTGGTGAAGAACGTCTTCCAGGCCCTCAACGACCTGCGCGCCAGCGAGCCCGAGACCTACGAGGGCGTCTTCAAGGAGCTGGGCCCCTTCCTCAAGGAGGGCCTGGCCCGGGACTTCGCCAACCGCGAACAGATCTGCGACCTGCTCCTGGTGGGCAGCCTGAAGACGGAGGCGGGCCGGACCACCACCCTCGCCCAGTACGTGGAGGCCATGCCCGAGGGCCAGCAGGACATCTACTTCCTCACCGGCGAGGACCGCGCGGTGCTGGAGCACGTGCCGGCCCTGGAGGCCTTCCGCCACCGCGGCTGGGACGTGCTGCTGCTCACCGACCCCATCGACGCCTTCGTGTTCCCCACGCTCCCCGACTACAAGGGCCGGGCCTTCAAGGCCGCGGACCGCCACCAGCCGGAACTGGATCCCGAGGAGAAGAAGAAGGAGGAGGAGGCCGCGGAGGCCTACAAGCCCCTGCTGGGCCTCCTCAAGGGCCTCATCGGGGGCCTGAAGGACGTCCGGCTCACCCGGCGCCTCAAGGAGAGCGCCTCCTGCCTCACCTCGGACGAGGACGCCATGGATCCCCACATGGAGCGCCTGCTCCAGAAGCTGGGCCAGGGCGCCGGCCCCCGGGAGCGCGTCCTGGAGCTGAACCCCGACCACCCGGTGGTCAAGGGCCTCCTGGAGATCCACGCCAAGGACATGACCGACCCCCGCATCGAGGCCTACGGCCGCCTCCTCCACGACCAGGCCCTCCTGGCCGAAGGCTCCCGCCTGGCGGACCCCACGGGCTTCGTGAAGCGCCTGAACGACCTCCTCCTGAAGGACGCGCTACGATCCTAG
- a CDS encoding hybrid sensor histidine kinase/response regulator, whose translation MTEPILILLVEDDQGLTELVREEIAQRGWGFLHAGTGQAALELLASRRPDLVLLDFSLPDMTAVEILDRADMPPFIVTTGSGDERIAVEMMKKGALDYLVKDAHYLGALPGAVERSLHAVGIERQLREAREQLKASDALLRNAQKMESLGRMAGGIAHDFNNLFQAIQGNLEVAILEGTAPGAARASVTRALKVLARASELAHRMLDVSGKGFRRSENLDLNRLVQDCLAARGAAGVSFVPGSGLPPVDGDSGQLAEVLDGLVSNAREALGEAGGTIRIATRIQDLLEGDPGSGHWIHPPPGAGPLVCLSVEDPGAGMTQEVLDRAFDPFFSTYRPGRGLGLPTALGILKGHGAGLWVRSVPGEGTTLRLFFPPVEDPTPEPAPPAPPSGKAALLLVDDDEDLQETLGDFLRDNLGYRVIQARDGLEAVEAYRRERGILGLILMDATMPRMAGPEAFRIIREMDPGARAILCSGFSEEAGARVARDGGFLGFLKKPFGLKALEETIARALGS comes from the coding sequence ATGACCGAACCCATCCTCATCCTGCTGGTGGAGGACGACCAGGGCCTCACGGAACTGGTGAGGGAGGAGATCGCCCAGCGGGGATGGGGCTTCCTCCACGCCGGCACGGGGCAGGCCGCCCTGGAGCTGCTGGCCTCCCGGCGCCCCGATCTCGTGCTCCTGGATTTCTCGCTGCCCGACATGACGGCGGTGGAGATCCTGGACCGGGCCGACATGCCGCCCTTCATCGTCACCACCGGCAGCGGCGACGAGCGGATCGCCGTGGAGATGATGAAGAAGGGCGCCCTGGACTACCTGGTGAAGGACGCCCACTACCTGGGCGCCCTTCCCGGGGCGGTGGAAAGGTCCCTCCATGCCGTGGGGATCGAGCGCCAGCTCCGGGAGGCCCGGGAGCAGCTCAAGGCCAGCGACGCGCTCCTGCGCAATGCCCAGAAGATGGAAAGCCTGGGCCGCATGGCCGGGGGCATCGCCCACGACTTCAACAACCTCTTCCAGGCCATCCAGGGCAACCTGGAGGTGGCCATCCTGGAGGGAACCGCCCCCGGGGCGGCCCGCGCCTCGGTGACCCGGGCCCTCAAGGTGCTGGCCAGGGCCTCGGAGCTCGCCCACCGCATGCTGGACGTCTCGGGCAAGGGCTTCCGCCGCTCCGAGAATCTCGATCTCAACCGCCTGGTCCAGGATTGCCTCGCGGCCCGCGGCGCCGCCGGCGTCAGCTTCGTTCCGGGCAGCGGCCTGCCCCCGGTGGACGGGGACTCCGGGCAGCTCGCCGAGGTCCTGGACGGCCTCGTTTCCAACGCGCGGGAGGCCCTGGGGGAGGCGGGGGGGACCATCCGCATCGCCACCCGGATCCAGGATCTCCTGGAAGGCGACCCCGGCTCCGGCCACTGGATCCATCCGCCCCCCGGCGCGGGACCCCTGGTATGCCTGTCCGTGGAGGACCCCGGCGCCGGCATGACCCAGGAGGTCCTGGACCGGGCCTTCGATCCCTTCTTCTCCACCTACCGCCCCGGCCGGGGCCTGGGCCTCCCCACCGCCCTGGGCATCCTCAAGGGCCATGGCGCGGGCCTCTGGGTGCGCTCAGTCCCCGGCGAGGGCACCACCCTCCGGCTCTTCTTCCCCCCCGTGGAGGATCCCACCCCGGAACCGGCCCCCCCCGCGCCCCCGAGCGGCAAGGCGGCCCTTCTCCTGGTGGATGATGACGAGGACCTGCAGGAAACGCTGGGCGATTTCCTGCGCGATAACCTCGGCTACCGGGTCATCCAGGCCCGGGACGGCCTGGAGGCCGTGGAGGCCTACCGAAGGGAGCGCGGCATCCTCGGCCTCATCCTCATGGATGCCACCATGCCGCGCATGGCCGGCCCCGAGGCCTTCCGGATCATCCGGGAAATGGACCCCGGAGCCCGGGCCATCCTCTGCTCCGGGTTCTCCGAGGAGGCCGGCGCGCGAGTGGCGCGGGACGGCGGGTTCCTGGGCTTCCTGAAAAAGCCTTTTGGATTGAAGGCATTGGAGGAAACCATCGCCAGGGCGCTGGGATCCTGA